gttttgagaGGATTTCTTCAATGGTTTTTGTTGGAGTGATTTGTGACAGAAAGTAGTTTGAGGTaggtttttttttgtgtgtggatGTAGGAGACCTAGTTGTAGGATGATTGTAATCAACATTAAATGTTGACGAGGCTTTGTCTAAAGTGGGATTATGGTCTATGTCCATCAGATTGTACCTGTTTGTTAAGCTTAGGACTTTGTCTTCAGCATGCTCTTTTGTTTCTTGGTTCTTTAGTTGTTGTCCGCTGGTTTTAGAGGTAGAGTCTGCCTTTTTTTTGTTGCAGAGTATGTGGGTTCTAGGGTAGTGAATTGGGGCATTAATTGTGATGTGGAGGGGTTTGACAAAGGAGGGGTAAGGGGTTGTCCAATGTACTTTTGTACAAAGGGGCTTTAGTGCTGGTGCAATAGCTAAGTTTTCCTACGTTTTTTTTGATCATTTTCGTTGGGTAAGTTCCTAGGGTTGACTAGTGTTTCAACAATGTGGACTAGGTTATGTTTTTGGTTGGGGGGAAAGGTATTGACCGCAGGGTTAAGCACGTTGTTGTCCTTGGGCAAAGGAGCATGTTGTGAACGTTGGAAGTTTTCCAGATTTGGTTCCTCATTTCTGGTTTCCTCGTTTCTGGTTCTTGTGGTTCCAGTTGGCCCGATTTTGTTTGAGGCAGTGGTATCATTTAGGTTAGAACTAGTCCAGGTTTGagttatttttggttttctttggtGTGTCACAATTGTCCAGTGGTCTATTTCTTTGGTTGGGGTTTCAACCTCCATGGACCTACTATTGTTAGTATCATTGCTTGGTTTTGAGGTAGATGTTGCATTGGGGCAGTTATTTGAATTGTGCCCTAGCCGTCCACAAGACTCGCATAACAGGTTAAAACTTTCGTAGGCTGTTTTTTGGTACTGATTTCCTATGATGATATGTGTTTTAAGGGGTTTCTCAATAGGTGTTAGTATACATAATCTTGCATATTTACCTCTAGTGGCTGAGGTGGTGCACGTGTCGATCCTAATAAGTTTTCCTAGTTTGTTTCCTATTTTGTGAAGAATCTCATAGTCGTAGAACTTCGTTGGGAGCTCTGGTAATCTGGCCTAGTCTGCTGAGAAGGTTAGTGATGCTGTTGAGGCGATGAATCTGGGCTCCCATTTCcttacagtgaggaaatagtaatagtAAGATATAACCACCTAACAAGCTATTTCAAAACTATACAATTTTTCACTAGTATAATCTGTTTCTCTTATCATACTAAGCGCTAGTTTTTTGAAGAATAAAATCCAAATTCAGCCTCTTCAAACACCATCATGACAGTGCTTCCTATGAATTAAGAAGTGGTTTAATATGGTTTAatatgttgttgatttgtaaTTTTAGTCTTACTAGAATAAAATTAAGTATAAATCGAGCACGAAACTCACAACATGTGGGAACACTTatgaaaattttaagaaaataaacTTGAATGTACAATATCTCTGAAAGTTTTCCTTTAATTAATCGACCGTAGCCTGTTTTCTTTCACGCCATTGGATGTAGTTCTAATTTAGTTTTTGTAATTAAGTTTTTTCAAGTATTCAATAAAGGGTATTCTTAagcagatttttttttttttcgttttaggAGAAcaattatttgttttaaaaagaatgtCAAACCTCCATGGTATAATATTACGTTGTAAATGATTTTTCCAAATAAGTACTTAACTTTTAATGTAAGGAAAATGGTCAAATTTATCCATGTGTTATTTTGTGAATAAACTACTCTAATATTACTCGCGCCattagaaaaaaatattattttttccatGACCCCCTAACAGAGCTCCAAAGTGCGATATAATCAGACTTATGATAGCATTCCTATATAACAATCTTTCACTATAAAAGCTAAATTTTTTTATAttcaatttttatgttatgttataatatatatctTCTATAATAACACTTCATTATAGGAGCCAAAAGATATTGGAATGAAGGGGGATGTTATAGAGAGACTTGACTGTAGTTATAAACCATAAGCAACATTGAAGGTGTAAATTCGgacatttttctcaaaaaaattGGTCACATGAAAATTACCTATTTTATGCTGGAGAGGGGTAttcaaaccgaaccggaaaaccgcaccaaaccgaaaaaccaaactaaaccgattaaaaaatccgactaggtttggtttgacttggtttggtattgaataaaaaaacccgaaccaaaacgacatataaatatataaattttatttatatttttaagactttatagtgaattttctttaaaaaatgtagaaatatttggggTACTCTCATGTATTAAtcttgaaagcgtaaattaacaaaaaattattgttagacgactacgaaaataactatcatgtgttactaaaaaaattctcccattagaatattttaatagatcatatgtttgtcaatttttttccatatttactaaacatatattcacttatcaaaactttatctataattttaacaaagtaagattgaaataatattcatgtaacaaaaaaacccgaaaacccgaaaaatccgacaaaaccgaaccaatccaaaccgatatagttgatttagtttggttttgataaaaaccgaaccaacccggTTCATGTACACCCTCACTAGAGCCTGAAGCTTCACTAAAGGCAAAGGCAAATACCACACAATTTCCCTCGTCCCatgaaccaaacgaccccttaaataTACAAAAAGTATGCTACTTTAGAAATAAATAACTTAAAATAACCCGGCTGCCGGTTCATTTCCGGGCCTGGCTCGGTTTTCCGGTTTGGGATGTGTGGAAACTTGAACCGTCTGTAAAATCATTAATTCTTCAGTTCAGAAAACACTAGGGAGACGAAAATGGCAGCTACAGGAAAATGCTTCCTCGTCACTGGCTCTCCTGTATACTCTTATCTCCCATTTTTGTTACTTTGTATAAAATCTGAAATTTACAGTCATTTTTTTTTTGCAGGGTGTTGGAAAGACAACTTTGATAGTTAGAGTACTCGAAACCCTCAGAAATTCCAATCCTAATTTGAAATTTCAGGGTTTCTATACTCgtatgtctctctctctctcttcatttgTTCCTGTTTATAATATTAGCTGTGTATATATTCTCAATATCTTTAATTATACTATTTGGAGTGTCTAATTTACAAATATATACTATGATTGAATAACTCTTGAGTTGTTGATTTAAATTTGGTGAAGGGGAGATTAGAGAAGGAACGGAGAGGGTTGGGTTTGAGGTCGTGACGCTCGATGGCCGTAAAGGGCTTCTTGCTTCTAACAAAATCTCCAGGTGCttctgatttcttcttaattacTAAGTAATTTCTATACACATGCATACGCGGCTTATCTGTTTGTTTTGGTGTTTTATCTAAGTAATTTATGCTGAAGTTGTCAAGTCTTAGCTCTGTGTTCTCATCTCTGGTCTTCTATATTTTTCATCTCCAATTCTGTATCAGTCTAATTCTCATCCCCTTTCTTCTTAGATTTATGTTGCTCTATCCTTACTATCGTTAGCATCTACATTGTAATCACAATTACTGTTGAGTTAATATAATCAGTTGGTTGGGTGTAATATCGGGTTTGTTACAATTGGTAAATAATTATTGTCTTTGTATAAGCTCAATAGATAATAGATTTTTTCTTGAGTAAAACATTttgcaaaaaaaagaaaaaaaggatgaTACGTGGTAGATGTGCTTATAAAAGCTATGTTTTGTTGCTTAAAGCGATGAACTGATGCGAAATTAGGGGCTATCACTTCATGCCGAAACCATGCATTCAGAGAAGCGCCGTGATTCCAATAAATTGTGCGCTTCACTTATCATTTTTTCACTTCAAGCCTTGTGGACCTTGTCACTTTTTTGGGCTCGTCGCTTTTAAAAACAATGCAAGGTAGATATATAAGTGCTGGTTGTTGAACCAAGTGTGGTTGTTAGGTGAAGAAGGGTGGACAAGTTTGGCGTAATCCTTGAGTTGCTGAAGCAACAAATTTCTAGGTCAAAAGGAAAagagtaaaagaaagaaaagaaagggaaaatgtAGAAGTGCTTTTGGAAAGTATAATAGTAGAAGGTTGCCATTGCAGGTCATGAATTGAGATGGACCACTGTAATGACAAGTAGACAATGAAAGATTCTGGTTTATTGGCTTGGTGAAATTGGGGCTTCTTGGTAACAAACTGCTTGTTGAACCCTCCTCTAAACTCATAACTCCAATGGCATTCAGGCTAGAGATTGGACATAAAAGCATGTTTAAACCAGTTGGGACATTTCAAAGCAATATGGTTAAAATAGAAAGAGAATTTGTACTGTTTAGAGAGGTTGAAGTATGAACAGCCAAGAACACCATCACCACAAGTTTGAAAATTTTCTTGCAAACCAAATCAATGGCTAAGAAAAGGGATAAGAAGCATTAGGAGAATATTGCCAATGATCCCAACCTTTATAGTGGCCCTTGTTATTTTTTCCTTGACCTGTCCACCATTTGAACCTTGGATGACGGAATGTTAGAAGAAGTTTTGAGAGGACATAGAAGGTCCATTTTGTGTCAGCGTATACTGCTAATAAGCTGTTTGAGGAGTGAAGTAATCCTAGGTAGCTGTATTGATATGTGCTTCCTCAGTTAAGAATACGGGCTGCGAGATTATGAATGATGGCACTGACCAGTGGCATTAAGCCTGGAAACAGAAGTGTGACCAGAGAGGGGTGATCCTTGGATGGTTTGAGTCACAACATTTTCGTTGACAGGTTTTCAATCCTTTGGAGGTTTCACAAGGTTGTCAAGAACAAGGGGTGAGCGACTAGTATTAATCCAGTTAAGGGTGACAGTGCTTTATTGAATCCATAAAGAATACTCATCGTGAGTGGGTGATGGACATGGAATGGAACCATCCACCAAGAAGATGAAGTATTGATTTTTAGCATAGTGGAGAAAGAAGAGGTAGCCTTTTTAGTATAGTGAGGAAACCTTCCCGGTGAGGTAATTTGTGTAGGTAAATTCAATTGGTAGAACTCTTCTGATGTTGGAATAGTTGTGCAGAAGATCAATAGAAGATTGAGGGGGAGTGAACTGAGTAGAGGAAGTCTAACGAGACCTTGGTTTTGATATCAAGTTGAGACTATGAAACATAATGTTTCTAGTACTTTCTTATGATGACGTAATAATTTAGTGATGTCCCTCTCGAAAAGAGTACCCCCTCCCTTCCATTTTATGTGAACctaagtttaagaaaaaatgaatacTTTTAAAACTTGTGCTCCTAAAAAGACATAGCATTTGTGTGACAATTActcttttaaaacttgtggtGTTAAACATGACAAagtatttgtgtgactataaaaacttttatttgagggTAGAATTGGAGgtttaagttaaattgtttccaaatttagaaatgtatcacttttttggaacggaccaaaaaaaaaatatgctcacgtaaactggaacggagggagtaataactTAGTGATGTTGTTTACACAATCGTATAAAAAAAGTATAGCAAAAAGTGGAGAACCTACACAAAAGTATGGTTTCTTAAGAACACAGAGTCATCTGTACTAGCATGAATCTCTTGGTTGTCCACTGTCCAAaagttataaaaataattaaaggcaTACTCTAATTTGTACAAAGTCTTAATTTGAAGTAgtgccatgtcctgcctaatcacctctccccagtaCTTCTTAGGCCTCGCTCTCCCCTTCCTCTGACCCGTCatggtcaacctctcacacctcttaACCGGGACATTGGTGTCTCTTCTCTTCACATGCCCGGACCATCTCAATCTCGATTCTCGCAACTTGTCTTCTGCAGGAGCCACACCCACCTTGTCCCTAAtaacttcatttctaatcttatctcTCTTGGTgtacccacacatccatctcaacatcctcatttccgcCACTTTCATCTTCTGAACATGAGACtccttgactggccaacactcgaCTCCATATaacatagtcggtctaactaCCGCCTTGTAGAACTTGCCCTTAAATCGTGATGGTACATTCCTATCACGCAAAACACCAGATGCGAGTCACTATTTCATCCATCCCGCTCCAATACAATAACATCTTCGTCAATCTCACCATTACCTTGTATTACATACCCAAGGTATTTAGTACtctctctcttggggatgacttgtgtATCAAGCTTCACTTCCTCTTCAGCTTCATGCGTCCCaacactgaacttgcactccaaatATTCTGttttcgtcctactcaacttaaAACCTTTAGACTCTAGGGTTTGTCTCCACACCTCCAACCTAGCGTTAATCCCGAAATGCATCTTATCAATCAACACTATGTCTtctgcaaataacatacaccatgacacctccccttgaatgtgTCGCGTCAGTAAATCCATTGCCAGAGtgaataaaaatgggctaagagCTGATCCCCGGCGCAACCCCATTACCACTGGAAAATAATCCGAGTCTCATCCCACAGTAAGAAAGAGAGCTCTCGTTTTCCTTTCTCTTTCGCACCCACACCTACATAAGTTTTAGGGGGCTATATTCCGAGCTCTACATCTACTTCATCTCCTTTTATATGTCCAGCTATTTGTCACATTCTCCCTTCATGTTGCTCATCTGTACCGCATGTCTATAAGTACCGCATGTCTATAAGGTCAAGTGTTGGTTTTCGAATCTCCACCGCTCATCATAATGCCTGGTCCTCGTTCCCAAATTTCCATTTGTCACTTGCCTAGTACTAGTAATGCTCTTTTGAAGTCCTTAACTCTTTTACTCTGCCCCCTCCAACAGCTAACAGCTAATAGTGGGTGTGACcacagcctctctaccttcacaaaggtggggtaaggtctgcgtacacactaccctccccagactccacgatgtgggataatactgggtatgttgttgttccACGAGAAGTTTATCTGAAGTTTTTCCAACTTTTCAGTTATACTTGTCTGTGTGAGTATGAGGAACATGTAATATGTTGCGATACTTGCTAGTGTACTCTTGATCAAGACTTAACCACTTTGGACAACTACCTTTTCTTTACCCCACTCGACTTGTCCTGTTCTTTCAATCACAACAATCTAAACTCTAGGTCCCTGTTTGATGCTCCTAGCAGTAGCCCTAATATAAATTGTTGGAAGTGCTTTTATCCTGTGGTTGAACACCTGCACTAATTGCTTAATGTTGTCCACCTCTCTCATTAGTAAAATCTCACACATCTTAAGATTGATTTTTCAGCCTCGAAATTACTTGGACCACATTAGGACCTATCTCGGGTAAGATAACTAGAGTATCTCAGCATTACAAAATTTAGTAATTTACAAATATCAGGGTATCATCTGCGAACAAGGGATAGCGTCTAACTTATCGTTACTTCTAACTCTTGCCGTAAAGCCCTTCAGAAGAACCTTCTGCCACCACTTTGTCCGTCATCTTGCTCTCTCCATCATCAGAATGAGCAAAAAGAGAGATAATGAGTCTCGGCCTCAACCTTCTGGAGCTGTCGAGAAAACCACACAGTCTCCCTTAGACCAGGACTCAGCAACTCACCTTCGATATACAGAACTTACCCATTTTCTCCACTGTTCTCCAAAACCATCTTCAACATCACAAAATCCTAGAAATTCTAATTCACGTGATAGTTGACTGTTTGAAGGTCTAATTTGAATAGGAAACCTGGTCCTCCCTCTTTTCTTCTAGTACTTATTCTAGAAAGTTTCTTCCCAATCAAGTTATCTGAAAATGCATTTCTCGGTGAAAATGGTAATGATATGTAGTTAATTATGTCTCGAAGTATTTCTTGCCCTTTAACTTTATAGCATTATTCCACGAGAGTTTTATGAATTGAGAGTTCCATATGAGATGTTGTGTTCAGCCTATTTCTTTTGTTATTATATCCATCGGTTTTTAGTTATGGGAGAAATGAGAAGACTGAATAATTATCTGTTTATCTTCCAGTCCTTTTTCTCTCTGATGAATGATGTCAAATTTGATTCAAGTTGCTAGTTTCTGATAACTTACTCTTCCTCAAGTTCCTATTTTGGATCATAACATGCAGCATGAGTACTTTacctgaaaaataaaataaaaataataattgcaGCATGAGTAATTACAGTTGAGTTATTTTCTGTGAAGTGGTAACAAAAATGTCAAACGTTATAGCTTATATATTAAGGTTGTTTTCTAGTTCAGGCCAGCAATATGTTAAATTATCTGACTATGTTCTCATAAATAATGGCATGGTTTTTGTATAATTGTGTCATATTTGCTGAAGCATTTTTAGCCATGCAGCCCAGAGTCTCTCAGATGGCCCACTGTGGGAAGATACAGGGTAGATGTTGCGTCATTTGAGTCGCTGGCATTGCCAGAGTTGCAGGTCGGTTGAGTTGTTCGGTAGGATTTTAGTCTCATAAGAGGGTCTCTGACATTGCTGTCCTTTGCTTTGAGCGATAACTTTGTTTGTGCCTCTTCTTTAATAGCTTATCTTGATTGTAAATTATAAACCGTTTAATATGTCTCATCTTTACTttatcaaataaataaaaaacttgTCTGATCTGTAGTACATTGTATTTTGCCATTTTGATGGTTCATAAATTTGTTAGGTAAGGGAAGATACTGATCTCTTCATCATCGACGAAGTTGGGAAGATGGAGCTCTACAGTTCCTCATTCTTTCCAGCTGTACTAAAGGTCCTGCAATCCAATATCCCACTCTTGGCTTCTATCCCCATTCCAAAAGCAGGCCGAGATATTCCTGGAGGTATTCCCTCTATCTGTATGTTGTGCTTTTATGTAGGTCTAAAACTTACTTTTGTTGCGATCACACCGGTAATTTGATATACCAAATCCAAATCAATCACATTGCTAGCCAAGTATCTATGTACTACAGATTCATATTCATAGAAGAAATATCTTCTACTTTAGAGTGGTATAAGGGCCAAATAGATTTTATGCAAGGGTTTAGAGTAACTAAAGGGGCAGCTCGCCAAtagtccaaaaataaaaatgctaATCGAACTTCTTTGACCATTTACCTTCATTGAAGCCACAAACAAGAGATGAAAACTCTGAAATTATGTTTGCTAAATAATTCTGCCCATACATGGATGCAAGTACATAAGCTATCAACTTGACCATTCTCGGGCACTCTGCATATTCAACTTATGCCTCTTTTCTTGGTCATTTTTTCACAAATCTTatacatattttattttattgtcttTTATTCTCCGCTTTGACCTCTCTGTTTTCCACAAGTTGTTGGACTTATAAACCAATTTTCTTTTACTCATCGAggaaaaaataaaccaacatggTTTTGGATTTTTGCAGTTGCGAGGATGAGAAATCATCCAGGAGCTAGAGTTTTTACACTCAGTGCAAATAACAGGGATGCTATGAGAGAACAGATATGTTCCGCCTTAGCAGATATGTTGCAAAAGCCTTAGATGATGCAGGGCATAATGTTCCAGCTAATGTTGCAAATGCTTCTTGCTGTTAAACAAACTCGAATCTGATAGTTAATACTTCCAGAAATTTACCTTCCCTATAGGTTGCTTAATCACAGTTTTGTCCTTTGGAGATGCACTATTCAAGAAGACAAGAATGGGAGAAGTGGAATGTTTCCCCTTCTCCCTCGGAACTCGGAAGGTCCAACTCTTTGAACGCCTCTTTGAACACCATAGTTTAGAATGCTCAGAACTGCTGCTGCAAGATAGAGAGGACTTGAAGACGAGAGGACAAATGGACAAACGGTGTTTTATGACTCTAACTACAACCATCTGCCTCTTCTCAAATTTCACTAATGTCACAATCTCAACTTTTTGCCTGAAGCTTCAATTTCTTTACTGTCTTTAGTATGGTACTGAAAGGCTGAAAGATGCTTACTAAATGACTATTCTTGTTTGTGGATTGTAATCGTGTGCCTACAGCTCTTCCGTGAACTTTGGAGTTGGGAAATCATTTGTAGATTATGATTGAGCTTTTAGTTCACGTTACCATTTCCTTTACATTCAATTTTTTGGGGGGCGAAAAAACAAGAAACCAATATTTTGAGGTGAAAGTGTGATGCCTCTTGTTGAAGTTTCTTTTTAGGATCACAGTGGAAGGGACCTAAAGTTTTTACATGCCATATTCAGGAGGATGTAGATAAATTTCCTTTTCACTTTGGTGCAAAACATCATAAGCAAATAGATAAATTTCCTTTTCACTGTCACAATGTGCTTTACATTAAAGCAATAAACTTCACCTTCCGCTAGAAAAAGGAAGCTAGAAACAAGCGCCACGAGCAGTAGCTTACACAAGATTTTGCATAAACAATGTTGTTACCATTCGTCTTGTAGGCAGGTTTAGATTTAGGACTACATTggttttattaatgttttattTCATGTCTCGTATTGATGTTTACGTTGTAtttatatatgatttttttttctttttattgacGAAATGGTGTCGGGTGACACCTCTTACAAATGGGTGTATCTGCCACTAGTCAGATACCATTACGTTCATTGCCTTCAGTTGGGTTGGTAAGGATTCTTGAAAGTTTACTgtgaaaatagcacggtatagccagttttcggactagtcattcaaaaatagtcagcgtttaccaagtcaatgaaaaatagccactattttgctgcaacagagaccggtccagcataatatattggagttcggtgcacttgtgtatgaactccagcatattatgctggaccggtatacttgctggaactccagtatattatgctggagttctagtgtacttatgctggaactccatcatattatgctggagttccagcatacttatcctggaactccagcataatatactggcgtattttccgggttttgaacagtgttttcgctcagatttatctttacatgaaaaataactaaatttcgattacttttaaaactgagatatttttgaatgaccagatgtaaatctggctatttttgaatttctcccaagtTTTCTGGCTCAAGATATGGGCCTTGATCGTAAATAAGGATTTTCACACATAGCCGGCCGACTTCATTATTTACTTTTCTTAGTCGCTATATATAGATTATACATGGCTATACACGTATTATAgatgaattatacatatattatatacttttcgactatttttagtttaagaggTTAGGCAGAtagctatttaggttaattcttgcTCTCCTAACGTTTGCTTAAAGGTAAATGGGCCAATTTGGATACCAAGTAGTACATGCTCATTGTAGATTGTAGTTCTAAATCTTAATTTTGCATACCACTTTAGATTGAAAAGAGAACCAATTAGAGGAGTACAAATAGGCATAGGATCAGAATAAATAGGAATATAAGTTGCATGGTCAGTTGATAGAAGTAGAACGTAGGTTGGGTTTTGGGTGGGGGTGGGTGGGGGG
This genomic stretch from Nicotiana sylvestris chromosome 9, ASM39365v2, whole genome shotgun sequence harbors:
- the LOC104240840 gene encoding uncharacterized protein: MAATGKCFLVTGSPGVGKTTLIVRVLETLRNSNPNLKFQGFYTREIREGTERVGFEVVTLDGRKGLLASNKISSPESLRWPTVGRYRVDVASFESLALPELQVREDTDLFIIDEVGKMELYSSSFFPAVLKVLQSNIPLLASIPIPKAGRDIPGVARMRNHPGARVFTLSANNRDAMREQICSALADMLQKP